In Scomber japonicus isolate fScoJap1 chromosome 3, fScoJap1.pri, whole genome shotgun sequence, the genomic window ATTTAGTTCATGCAACATGCATGACAAGATGCTCTTTCTTCACTTGAAAGATATTGTTGCTGTCATTTCCTTAAGAAATGTCATcgagcacaaacacaaaaacacacaaatgatccttctgtatacagaagaaCAAGTGAATTAAATCTCAAATAATTCAGTCCAGTAATCTTTGACCAACATGGTCATCTGAGTTTGTCTGTAGTGACTCCAGTCTGTATGAGTCTACCACGGCCTCCAGAGGGCGCTGTTGACTGGACTCTTCTCTTTAGTGATGCTGGTCTGGACTGTGGAGCTCAGAGGAGAGAAGTCAGCCTCTCTCAGGTTCTTCTCAGAGGAAGACTGCAGCTTGTTGAAGTGGTTCAGCAGTCTTCTCTGGGACTgtgtcttcacctcctccttggACAGGAAGTGTGCCACCTCTCGGACACACCTGGAGTAGCCTTGATCCACAGCTGCTGACTCAACAGCATgattctgctgctgcagctgtttcaggaagcaAACTGTCATCTCCAGGATGTCTGCTTTCTCCATCTTGGAGTCTGGCTGCTGTTTGAGGAACTTTGGACCCAGGAGAGACTTGAGCTGCTCAATGCTGCTGTTGATTCGGTCTCTGCGTAACTTTTCCACCAGAGGCTttctgagctgaagaaagaagaacaaagtcATTAATAAACTTATTCTGGAGTTTAATGATAGCATGAATAAAGAAACGTCTCATTACGAGATTAATTCATCATGAATCATCAATTTACCTTGTGGGTCAGAGTCTGATGCTCCTGAGAGTTGGTCATTGCTGCAGTGATTGTAGGTGCCATAGCTGGATCTCTGTGCTGTAGAGGTCTCTGTAGAGAGAATCTGATCTCTGCTGGCTGCATCCTCCTATTTATAGTCCCACATCTCCATATGAATGTGTGGGTCTTGGTGTGGTTGCagtttctcacagtctcagccAATCTGAGAGCTTGGTGAGACAAAAGAGGATGAGGCATGCTGAATGCAGTTATTGCCTGAGGGACAATGGTTAAATCTCAGGGGAACAGGTGGAGGACTGGGGGGACTGATGGAGAGAGACTCACTGAGCTCTGTTTGAATCTGGGAAAGTGGTGACCCTGTAGAGATCAGATCTGCTGCCTGATGCTGGGATCAATGACTTTGACTGAGCACACGCTCATCAACCCATCACACACTTAGGAGGAAGACAATTAATTACATTTGAGGTAGAAAATACTGTATAATGTGGTCAGTGAAttttgaaaacagtaaaaaaagaaatttaatcTCTAATGCTTATGTTGATgtattatataaaatcaagtaacTCACActacttattttcttttttatctttattattcagattccaatattttttccacagtgttttatttttttcaaaatgttttttgttcatgAAACTCTTATTTATAAGCCACCTTTACCAGGTATTAAATACAATTGTGGTTGTTATGGTATTTCTTAAAATCTTGAGTGAAGCTATCACATGACCGTCCAGATGTTGTAGTCTCCTGACTTGTGAGTAACAAGTTGATCTGAGTTTCCCACACACTCCCTGAATGCTGCGGTCAATGAACCACAAAGGGGTTTGAATGCAGCTTTGTGACTGATAGTGGACGGGTGTCGTAGAAGAAACAGAGCCTGACATCACCAACCATCTGGAGGGAAAGAACGCCATTGGCTGGCTCTGACAGCTTGTAAAGTTTTAAATAGTTATGATCATAAAGGGTGATATCAATATTTTTTGAGAATAATTCATTCAATGTCCAATCATTttcatatattataaatattaagttaaattCCTGACATTTTTTCACCAACTGGATCAGAATTTCAGCTGTATGAGTGTGGGAGGTTGAGACAGCTGTTTCCTGAAGTGTGCCGTATCCCTTTGGAGAATAGGAGGCTGCTGGTGGAGTTTAGGATGCTAATCAGGCTCAACTTTGCTCTCCAGAGCTTTCCCACACTCTGTCCATATAAAGATATTTAGGCACGTGCCAAAATTCAAACTGAGTTTTTTAAGGAACCCTTGGAGGCTTTTACACTATACAGCTCACTCAGATTGaatgataaaatatgtagaAAGTCAAATTCTGAATAACTGTAGTATGAATACAACCAATATACACTGAAGTCAAAACTATGAcacttttttgtggttttctgttgtCAAAATACTGAATATTTGGCAAATTGTTCTGTGTTcaaaaatagataataaaaaacCTGTATTTCTGAAAGGTTGTTGAAATTTTGAATtctaaataataatttaagggTCACAATCTGCATCACAAACATACCGTAATTAACTATTCTAATTCCCAACTTTTGGGAATGGCAATATATAAAACTGGTGATAGGTACTTTAATCATAAGAAGAAAAAGTtagaaaataattcataattttaaCAGGTATAAGAAAGTTTCTAGTTTGGGGGTTGCAGTCTCTTTAACCTtctaaggtcaaaggtcaggatcTGTTGTCCTGCAGCGGCTCTGTGAGAGAGATTCCTCTGGTTTCCCACAGTCTGTGTTTTCACTGCTTTCACTAAGGAACAATAGAAGTGTGTCTCATTATGCATCAGATTAGATACAATGACCTCTTTAAGTCAGGGAAtcaataactttaaaaatggtACATTTAAACACCTACAACTGATGTTGAAACACCAAAAGCACGTTGAAGTAAAGGTATTTTTAAAGTGTAAGTTTTCTAATTGGATTTGATAGTTTGCCCAACAGCAGAATGACATAAAGCTGATAATGCCAATTCATCAAACATCCTAATGGAGCAGCTTCACAGAGTACTATCTTTACCTTCATCATGGGTCCACAAGTAGTATGTGTTGAATTTAATTATGTTCATCAACTAAAGGTTTGGAACAGTAATTGAATTCAATCACTGAAGTGTGGAAAGTTGATTTAGTGATCATACACAGGTTAAACATGACACAAAATACATGGAAACACAGATTTAGTAAGttgcattgtttgtttattcaatgAGACACATAAAGGTTGCAAACTCCAACGAGACGTGATgatacatcacaacaacaacttgTAGATTTCTACAAGACACACTGTACTCAGACAGAGTAAAGGAACAGCTGTCTttataaaagacaaacaatggACAGTATTTGAGGACACAGTACTCACTGTCCTTTGCAATTTTTACCAAATGGATTCAAACCTTTGCACTTAAAGAGCAAAAGTAACAACAAGTAACAACTGATCTTACAACAGATCACATTGTTCTTAATAATCACAAAATCAATTCATTctcaatatgaaaatattgcCAGTATTGTGTCACTGAAAAACTGTGACAGTGTGACATTAATCAGAAACTTTTatagtaaaagaataaagatatTGATCTTAAAACAGATCACTTCTCAATAATCACATGAAGTGGTTTAAAGTCCACTATGATAAAATGTCCATAAAAAGGACAATTAAGGTTTTTCagaatgattaatattaatcaaGAGGTAACAAATGTCAACATAGCATTATATTGTAACAATATGTGACATGTAGTGAGGCATAAAAGTATCACTAGAAAATTGTGATAGCCTGATTTTAAACAaactttttagaaaaaaaaagataaacatttgGATCTTACAACAGATCAGTTTTGAGTAATCACAGAGATTACAGTGAGATAAAGTCCATTATAACAATATGTCCAATAAAAGGACAGTTAAATATATGATCAAAatgatcaatactgatcaaAAGGTAACAAATGTTACCATAACATTATATACTACCAATACATGAAGTACAATGAAGCATAATAACAATTGCTGATGCAATCAGATTTAGTTCATGCAACATGCATGACAAGATGCTCTTTCTTCACTTGAAAGATATTGTTGCTGTCATTTCCTTAAGAAATGTCATcgagcacaaacacaaaaacacaccaatgatccttctgtatacagaagaaCAAGTGAATTAAATCTCAAATAATTCAGTCCAGTAATCTTTGACCAACATGGTCATCTGAGTTTGTCTGTAGTGACTCCAGTCTGTATGAGTCTACCACGGCCTCCAGAGGGCGCTGTTGACTGGACTCTTCTCTTTAGTGATGCTGGTCTGGACTGTGGAGCTCAGAGGAGAGAAGTCAACCTCTCTCAGGTTCTTCTCAGAGGAAGACTGCAGCTTGTTGAAGTGCTTCAGCAGTCTTCCTTGCTGTTgattctgctgctgcagctgtgtcaGGAAGAAAACTGTCATCTCCAGGATGTCAGCTTTCTCCATCTTGGAGTCCGCCTGCTGTTTGAGGAACTCTGAACCCAGGAGAGACTTTAGCTGCTCAATGCTGATGTTGATTCGGTGTCTGCGTACCTTTTCCACCAGAGGCTttctgagctgaagaaagaagaacaaagtcATTAATACACTTATTCTGGAGTTTAATGATAGCATGAATAAAGAAACTTCTCATTAAGAGATTAATTCATCATGAATCATCAATTTACCTTGTGGGTCAGAGTCTGATGCTTCTGAGAGTTGGTCATTGCTGCAGTGATTGTAGGTGCCATAGCTGGATCTCTGTGCTGTAGAGGTCTCTGTAGAGAGAATCTGATCTCTGCAGGCTGCATCCTCCTATTTATAGTCCCACATCTCCATATGAATGTGTGGGTCTTGGTCTTCTTGCGGTTTTTCagtctcagccaatcagagagccaGACAAATGAAACGAAATGCTAAGCCTCCACATGCTCAGTGGGACATTGGTTAAATCTCAAGGGAACAGGTTTTGGACTAAGGGGGGTTGATGGAGACAGGATCTAGACCTCATTTTTAATCTTGTAAAGTGATGACTGCATGAAGAGCAGATCTGCTGCCGCATGCTGCATTACATGCAGTTGTTGATCATTGCATGAATTTGTTGATCActatgtgaatgaacctgtattctcctgctccagcttctccatcttgctcttgctgttgctcagctccacactgtgtttgatggccatgtctctcagctccttcagctcagcccagatgtcaggggtgatggttggtctgatcactggttgctatgacacccaggatctcagactgaacCTCCATCTGAGTGATATCATTCCCTGTcacccctccactctcaccctgagccctcgtccagtacagacagagcagcaacaccagaaaagctgcagcacgcctcattgtgaaatatcacctctttagacagcaagatgcagtctgacaccactccTTCAGTTCTgtctttatatccacgtaaaacaggtcactgaactgctgcatgagaattaaacagctgtctgtgaTAAGGAATGCAAAAATAGCACCAAAGATCCTTGAACACTGAatttaaagcaaacaacaagttaCAATGATTCTTTCTTACAAAATAACagcattaaaggacaggttcacaatctTTCAAGTCTCtctaaaaacaacagtcagctgcccaaataaacattaaaatagtttttttcttgccatattaatttctccttttcatACCGACCATTACAagattccttcataatgcacttacattacatacaaaatctacagtcctcCATCAATGTAAAACATTCATTGAACCCTTGTGCCTCATTAAGgacatttttggtttttcatttttcattttcttgatCATTTGGGCTGTGTTCAAGCTTATGGCATCACATTCTCCAAAGACAtgctttttaatatatatttcattttaattaatcacTTATAATAGGTCTATAATACAGTGTGTAGATGAAAATGTTCCTATGGGCTCCTTAGGGACAAAAATGTCCCTATTGAAACCCATTATAACTAACTTTTGACTCCCCTGCTAATAATGACTCTTTCATACATTCCTGTGTTCTGGTCATTTAAGAGACATTGcttcaaaatgttcttttttgtttatcaTCAGATAACATGATTTAACTGTATTTTGCCTATGGGAGAATACAATGCAGTGTTCTCCAGTCCTGCTCGTCCTGTATAATGATGCACAGCGGACCAATGAAAAATGTGGTTGCATCCAAAATGCCCTGGATGTGTTGGTATGGATGTcagagtgtggtgtgtatgtgtgtattgaaaaattatcatgtgtgtgtgagtgtgtgtacgtaaatgtgtgtatgtgcagatacaAACAGAGAATTTGTATTTATGAATTTGTATAAGAATTAAACAGGTGTCTTTGATAATGAATGCAATAACACTAAAGATCATTGAACACTGAatttaaagcaaacaacaagttagAATGATTCTCTTTCTacaaaataacaacattaaaggacaggttcacaatatTTAAGTCACTCTTAAAACAAGAGTCAGCTGCCcaaattaacattgaaatagttttagtttgttAAATATTACCAAAACtttttgtgttggttttcccaAATTTAGGTTtgaatatatcatatatatagaatatatatcCCCAAGTTAAAGTCAGAGtcagcactttaacctcatagtcattcttttatttcaaatgtagtTTGTTACAGAGCAAAGCCAACACAGAaacaatgtgcatcctttcattTACATATGAACACTGTATGACTTGTTTGTAGACAATGCCAAAAATTTGGGGGTAAAGAAATTCTGATGTTttagtctcacagtggaaaaagcagaaatccgtTAAAGGTAAAACGATCATTGCCGTCGTCGAATACACTATAGCTGGCAGGTAAAACCATgtagaccacatcccccttttccagctgaagaaccatTGAATTAGAAAGATTGGTGTGGCCATAATCATCATTATGATCATAATTCCACAACactctcttgtcattgtgatagagaGTAACAACACACTCTTCATTACCCCGGTTATCCACTATAGTGAGTGAGAAGTAGtaggctcctctgactggggctgtgaagagacctgcatcagaggagaaaatcagtgaggctttttcctgctgttgaactacctCTTCTCTAAGTTCAGTAagctgttgcttctcaatactttggtcaggctgctgtaggtgggtttgtctaatctgaaggaattgttgttcagtgctcttgctttgttaacatcacattacccagcgactgtatagtctgtaaaagttgagagctctcagttacacattcagtgagtcagtttgcatcccataatgtttatagaaagtgatataacagCGAGATATAAGTGATCAccttaaaacagacaaaaagccTGTCAAAGCCTTTGCAGAACATttcattctcttgtgtttttgtaaactatctgtaaatgtctgtgaaaAGGTTTTGAAAAGGTTTCACAAAACTGCATAAACGAGaaactcacttcatcatgaGAACCTTATCACTCACCAAATTAAATGtacacacaaaatcacatacATGACTAACACACAGGCTCAAGCCCTCtgagagaacacagagaaactacattaaaagtgttatgatgcACTGTAAAAGGTAAAATGGGTGAAATCTCAAAAGAGCCAATTCAGAGAGAAATTTCTCCTCGTCAAACAACCAagagcctgatttactaaagatttgtgtaaaaacgtgtgcaaacttgacatcacctgcaaaaaatggccagctgatctactaacgcagcacactgaggtttggttttttcaaatgtgcaagataatatgcgctgtccatttagtacatttgccataatgaatatgcaatatggggcgttttaacccc contains:
- the LOC128356119 gene encoding complement C1q-like protein 2, which produces MEELKKENTVLETRMTASENEVEELKRQNADQPKVAFSLGLTDNGRIGPFNTEITLKFSKVFTNFGQAYSPTTGLFTAPVRGAYYFSLTIVDNRGNEECVVTLYHNDKRVLWNYDHNDDYGHTNLSNSMVLQLEKGDVVYMVLPASYSVFDDGNDRFTFNGFLLFPL
- the LOC128356117 gene encoding transcription factor HES-5-like; this translates as MQPAEIRFSLQRPLQHRDPAMAPTITAAMTNSQEHQTLTHKLRKPLVEKLRRDRINSSIEQLKSLLGPKFLKQQPDSKMEKADILEMTVCFLKQLQQQNHAVESAAVDQGYSRCVREVAHFLSKEEVKTQSQRRLLNHFNKLQSSSEKNLREADFSPLSSTVQTSITKEKSPVNSALWRPW
- the LOC128356125 gene encoding protein hairy-like, coding for MQPAEIRFSLQRPLQHRDPAMAPTITAAMTNSQKHQTLTHKLRKPLVEKVRRHRINISIEQLKSLLGSEFLKQQADSKMEKADILEMTVFFLTQLQQQNQQQGRLLKHFNKLQSSSEKNLREVDFSPLSSTVQTSITKEKSPVNSALWRPW